A genomic window from Pecten maximus chromosome 2, xPecMax1.1, whole genome shotgun sequence includes:
- the LOC117317425 gene encoding sonic hedgehog protein A-like, producing MYSPTYRRFYTGLIVFLLLTGPSLQCGRVVGKRKRPAKMIPLVHKQGVPNLSENTIGASGLSEGVITRDDPKFKQLVTNDNPNIIFKDEEGNGSDRIMSQRCKDKLNTLAVSVMNTWPNVKLRVTEAWDEDDHHAKNSLHYEGRAVDITTSDRDRTKYGLLARLAVEAGFDWVYYESRGHIHCSVKSESSAAIKIGGCFTGSGTVQTPDKGRVLISEIKVGDQVLTMTKAGTLQYSDVITFLDRDEQRTGLYYTLFTSDERTITLTDKHLIYTSQSNETTFHSFQARYADTVKIGQYVLIAEKTEVIKPSKIIDLKIAFQDGVYAPLTAEGSIVVDDVVASCYGVINSELIAHAVFAPTRMLHTISQHISLPWTQTHSNGTHRHQEGVNWYAEFLYTIGKYLLDRDTLYLV from the exons ATGTACAGTCCGACATATCGACGCTTCTACACGGGATTAATCGTGTTCCTACTTCTAACTGGGCCTTCTCTACAATGTGGCCGGGTGGTCGGCAAAAGGAAAAGACCTGCAAAAATGATCCCCTTGGTTCACAAACAGGGTGTGCCGAATTTGTCAGAAAACACTATTGGAGCTAGTGGACTTAGCGAGGGTGTCATAACACGAGATGACCCGAAATTTAAACAACTGGTTACCAACGATAACCCGAACATCATATTCAAGGACGAGGAGGGCAACGGATCAGACAGAATAATGTCACAG AGATGCAAGGACAAACTTAACACTTTGGCGGTGTCCGTGATGAACACTTGGCCGAACGTGAAACTGCGCGTGACTGAAGCCTGGGATGAAGATGACCACCACGCTAAGAATTCCCTCCATTACGAGGGTCGAGCTGTAGATATCACCACCAGCGACAGGGACCGAACCAAATATGGACTGCTGGCCCGACTCGCTGTTGAAGCTGGATTTGATTGGGTGTATTACGAATCACGTGGCCACATCCATTGCTCAGTAAAATCTG AATCTTCCGCCGCAATCAAGATTGGAGGCTGTTTTACAGGCTCCGGAACTGTACAAACGCCAGATAAAGGACGCGTTTTAATTTCTGAGATCAAAGTTGGAGACCAAGTTTTGACCATGACGAAAGCTGGAACTCTTCAATACAGTGACGTCATCACATTCCTGGACAGGGACGAACAGAGAACCGGTTTATACTACACATTGTTTACAAGCGACGAAAGAACGATAACTCTCACTGATAAACATCTCATTTACACCTCACAGTCAAACGAAACCACCTTTCATTCTTTCCAGGCACGATACGCTGATACTGTTAAAATAGGGCAATACGTTTTAATTGCCGAAAAGACAGAAGTAATTAAACCATCAAAAATTATTGACTTAAAAATAGCTTTTCAAGATGGTGTGTACGCGCCCTTGACGGCAGAGGGCAGCATCGTCGTGGATGACGTTGTGGCCTCGTGCTACGGTGTGATCAATAGTGAACTTATTGCGCATGCGGTGTTTGCACCAACGCGAATGTTACATACGATTTCACAACACATATCATTACCGTGGACTCAAACACATTCTAACGGAACGCATCGGCACCAGGAAGGTGTGAATTGGTACGCCGAGTTCCTTTACACCATTGGTAAATACCTTTTAGACAGAGATACGCTGTACCTCGTATAG